In Citrus sinensis cultivar Valencia sweet orange chromosome 4, DVS_A1.0, whole genome shotgun sequence, one DNA window encodes the following:
- the LOC102621305 gene encoding vacuolar protein sorting-associated protein 55 homolog — MADLPGYMRACLHTGKLAFLAILVSGGIVLQILACALYNNWWPMLTVLMYVLLPLPLLFFAGSNGSSLFSESENSWVNATKFLTGASAVGSIAIPVILKHAGVIGWGALAMELSSFFVLVLAIMCYIGMSEDDDYSIL, encoded by the exons ATGGCAGACTTACCGGGTTATATGCGTGCTTGCCTGCACACTGGGAAACTAGCTTTCTTAGCAATTTTGGTTTCTGGAGGAATTGTACTGCAGATTCTG GCATGCGCGTTGTACAATAATTGGTGGCCAATGCTCACTG TCCTAATGTATGTTCTTCTACCCTTGCCTCTGCTGTTTTTTGCCGGGTCCAATggttcttctttattttctgaATCTGAAAATAG CTGGGTCAACGCAACCAAGTTCTTGACTGGAGCTTCTGCGGTTGGAAGCATTGCAATACCAGTTATCTTAAAGCATGCAGGGGTTATTGGATGGGGAGCACTGGCAATGGAGCTTTCATCTTTTTTCGTACTTGTACTGGCCATAATGTGTTATATTGGCATGAGTGAGGATGATGATTACAGTATACTCTGA